The DNA region CCATCGCATTTCTCCCAGCTCTTTCCGGACACGATAGGATTGATCTTGTGGCCATTTCCATAACCTTCCTGTCGGTAGACCAAAAAAGATCTTGGGTGAGGCAGCCGTCACTTCGGGAACTAAGAACGTGCCAAACCGGGATGCGAGCCTTCGCAGAAACATCCAGTCGGTTTCTTTATATTGTAAAACAAGTCCGCTTAATTGGGTATTCCCCGTTACCTGATCTATAACGTCAGAATATCGGTATGGTTTCATAATGAATCGGACAAGCTCTCCAAATGTCCAACCCCTGTTTTGGAAGGCCCGTTCTGCAATATGAATATCCATCTGATATGTATTAGATAACGCTTCGATCTCAAATCGATATATTCCTCCAGACAGATGAACCTTAAGAGACGTCATGACACCATGGAAGAGACGTCTTACAGACTTTCCTGCTTCATCAACTTGCCTGAGCACAATCGGTTCCCCTTCAGCCTGAATGCGAAGGATACCCGGACCATCTTCTTCAGGAATGACTCCACTGACGTACAACTTCGCGTGCTCGTTCACCTGACGTGTAATGCGTACTTCTTCCAACCATTGGGCCTTATATGGCCAATACAGGCGAAGTTGTTCGTATCCAATACGATCTTGTAGAACCTTTGTCAATTCGTCCATGGCTAGAAGTCCAATTGCTGCCCGTCATCTTCAATCACGATATCTCCACCATACAGACACTTATGCGTACATTGACTGAGCAGGGCTGCTTTCCCTTCTACCTCGGTATCTCCCTTGCCATGCAGCCAGGGCATGGTCAAAACGGGCGTACACGGGGCTTTCTTGACTCCATAAATATCAACCATTGTACTGGTCTCTACAGCAGGATTCAGTAGATTGGAGCAGTTGCCGAAAGAACCGATATGTATGCCGGGAATGTAATCCTCGACCGTCATTTGTGCCTTGCCTTTAATATAAACCCCATGACTGAATGGAATTTTCAAACGTGTTCGTTGTGTGCCGCAGTTGCATTTCAAAATTGCGCCAGCAACGACATAGCTTTTAGGTGCATCTCCAGCACTTTGAATCTGCGTGTCTAATTCTTGTTTTAGCGCCATCTTACTCTCTCCCTTCTAAGCTGTTAGCTCCTGTTCCAGCTTCACCAGTCGAACACCTGTGATATCCCGACGCAGAATACTCTCTGCCAATGCAAGATTCACGATCATGACCGTTTCGCGCAGGTCCACTAATTGGAACAAAGGGA from Paenibacillus sp. JNUCC-31 includes:
- a CDS encoding DUF4280 domain-containing protein, producing the protein MALKQELDTQIQSAGDAPKSYVVAGAILKCNCGTQRTRLKIPFSHGVYIKGKAQMTVEDYIPGIHIGSFGNCSNLLNPAVETSTMVDIYGVKKAPCTPVLTMPWLHGKGDTEVEGKAALLSQCTHKCLYGGDIVIEDDGQQLDF